GCCGAACAGCGCGTTGTCGACGACCGCCCGCCACACCGTCCCGCCGCACGGCACCCAGCCCGTGACGCGCTCCGATCCCTTGATCACCACGTGCTCGCCGGGCGCCGCCTCGTAGGTGATGCGGCGGAGGTCGCTGAGGCCGCCGTGGCGTGGCTTCACCCACTCGCGGTACTCCCCCGCGTGCACCACCACCGTGTCACCGGGCTGCGCGACGCCGGCCGCCCGGTTGATCGTCCGGAACGGACGCTCGGCGCAGCCGTCGGCACGGTCCGAACCGCTTGTCGCCACATGGAACACGGATGTCATCCGGGGAGCCCTCCTGGTCGAGTGGTGCACGTAGCCGCCGACCCGTTCACGTCCACACCGGCAGGTCGAGCCGGGACGGGTGGGCGCCGCCGTGGGAAATCTCCTGATGCGCCAGTACCGTGGTGGCCGCGGTGGCGGCCGGCGCGCCGCTGCCGGGATTGCGGGCGTAGCGCGGATGCGCGCCGGAGCTGACCTGCACGCCGACGCGGTGGCCGGCGGCGAAGCGGTGGAACGCCGGCCACAGCGGCACCTCCAGCTCGACGAAACCGTCCGCGTCGGGCCGCGGGTCGGTGGCCGCGGTGCCGACCCCGCCGACGCGGCGGATGCCGTCGCACACGCTCATGGAACGGCCGTCGGGGTGCACGTCGCAGATCCGGACGAACACGTCCGCGCTGGCCGCCGTCGAGCGGAACCGGACCCGGGCGATCGGCTCCCCGGCGAGGACGACCGCGCGGTCGAGCGGTGGACCGCGGAAGACGGCCACGTCCGCCCGGCGTTCGTGGGCGCGGTTGTCGACCGGTCCGGGACCACCGAGCGCGGGTGTGGGCCGGTCCGGATCGTAGGTGTAGCCGGTGCTGCCGCCGTCGGGGACGGCCGGGTCGAGCCGCCCGTGCGGATGCAGGTGCCACCGCTGCGCGGCGGTGCCCGGCGGTGGCCACGCCGGTAGGTCCTGCCACCGTTCCGCGCCGGTGAGGAAGGCGCGCACGGGCGCCGGCCGGGTCGCGGGCGCGCCGGCGAAGTGTTCCTTGAGGAACGCGATCGACTCGGCGAGAAACGGGCTCTGCTCGCTGCCGTGGCCCCACGGTCCGATGGTGAGCCGCGGCGGGCGACCGGCCGCGACGAGCTGCGCATAGTTGCGCAACTGCCAGGGCAGGAAGATGTCGTACCAGCCGGTGGCCATGTACACGGGTGCGGTGACGTCGGGCACCGACGCGGTGTGCGACTGCCGGGTCCAGTAGTCGTCGGTGAGCCGCTCGTGGGCCAGCCAGTCCTGGTACCAGCCGATCGGGTGGCCGGCGACGGCGGTGTCGCCGCGGGACAGGGGCAACACGTCGAACGCTTCGGCGAGCTTCCGGTCCGGCCGACGCGCGAGCCACGCCCGGACCAGGGCGCCGCGCATTCCGCGCAGCGCCATCCGGCGCGACCAGCCGAGCGAGCCGGCAAGCGAGAAGGCGCCCCGGTGCCAGGTGACCGCGCCGAAGTCGGCCATCGTGACGTTCAGGCACAGGGCGTCCGGGGCATTCTCCGGATCGTCGCGGCACATCCGTCCCGCCACCGCCCACTGGGTGTAGCCGAGGTAACTCTCCCCGTACGTCGCGACCGTGCCGGTGAACCAGGGCTGGCGGCGTACCCACCTGTGGGTGGCCATACCGTCCCGCTGCTCGTCGAGCTGCGGCCGGAAGCGGCCACCGGAGCCGCCCGTGCCGCGACAGCTCTGCACCAGGACCGTGAACCCCGCGCCCGCGAGCGCCGGCGCGTGGGTGAGGGAGCCGTGCCGGCCGTACGGCGAGCGGACGACGACCGTGGGCAGGCGCGGTTCCGCCGCGCCGACCGGCAGGTGGAGGTCGGCGAGCAGCTCCACGCCGTCGTCCATCGGCACGCGCAGCCCGCGCCGCACGTGCCTCACCCCTTGAACGCGCCTTCCATGATGCCCTGCACCAGCCGGCGCCCGACGAAGACGAACAACACCAGCAGCGGGATGGTGGCCAGGAAGGAGCCGGACATCGCCAGGCCCAGATCGATGTCACGGTTCTGTTGCAGGGCCTTGATGGCGATCTGGACGGTGTAGTTCTCCGGCGACTTCAGGACGATGAACGGCCACAGGAAGTCGTTCCACGCGTAGACGAACGTGAACAGGCCCAGCACGTACGCCGCCGGGCGGACGATCGGGAACGCGATCCGCCAGAAGATCTGCCCGGTGGTCGCGCCGTCCACCCGCGCCGCCTGCATCAGCTCGTCGTTGATGGTGGCGCCGATGTGCTGGCGCATCCAGAAGATGCCGAACGCGCTGACCAGCCCCGGCACGATCACCGCCTGAAGGCTGTCCACCCAGTTCAACTGGGAGATGATCAGGTACTGCGGTACCACGGCCAACTGCGCCGGCACCGTCATGGTCAGCACGACGATGAGGAACAGCGTGTTGCGGCCGGGGAAGGACAGCTTGGCGAAGGCGAACCCGGCCAACGCGCAGAGCACCGCCTGGCCCACGGCGATCGTGGTGGCGACGATGAGGCTGTTGAGCAGGGACTGCACGAACGGCACGATGGTGAAGACCAGATCCGCCAGGTGCAGGAAGTTGCCGCCGGGGGTGATCGTCGGCGGGAGGGTCGTCGCGGTGGCGGAGTCCGTCGTCGCCACCACGAACATCCAGTAGAGCGGGAAGACGCTGCCCAGCGCCATGAGGGTGAGCAGCGCGTACACCAGGGTCGGGACGCGGTTGGCCGAGCGCCGCCGGGTCCGCGTGGGTGCGGGGTTCGAGGGTACGGGCTTCACGGGCGCTCCGAACGGATGCGGGTGGCCAGCAGATAGTTGAGTCCGGAGAAGGCCACCACGATGACGAAGAGCGCGACGCCGACCGCCGCGCCGTAGCCGAAGTGGAACTGACCGAAGGACTGCTCGTAGAGGTAGAGGGTGACGGTCTGGCACTGCCGCGCCGCCCCGCACGTGAGTCCGCCCACCGGGTTGGCCAGCAGCGGCTCGGTGAAGACCTGCAACCCGCCGATGGTCGACGTCACGACGGTGAACAGAATGATCGGCCGTAACGAGGGGATGCTGATGTGGGTGAACTGTTTCCAGCCGCCCGCGCCGTCGGCGGCGGCAGCCTCGTACAGTTCCCGGGGAACCGCCTGCAGCGCGGCGAGGTACAGCAGGGTGTTGTATCCGGTCCAGCGCCAGGCGATCATCGTGGCGATCATGAGGTGGCTGCCCCACAGCGACGCGGTGAAGTCGATGTGCGCGAAGCCCAGCAGCCCGAGGAACCAGTTGATCATGCCGTAGTCGCGGTCGAACATCTGGGCGAAGACGATGGTCGTGGCCGCCACCGAGGTGACGTAGGGCACGAGCACCGACATCCGGAACAACGCGGCCAGCCGCAGCCGCGCGTGGTTGAGCAGGTGCGCCAGGCCGAGCGCCAGGAGCAACTGCGGCACGGTCGACAGCACCCAGATGCTGAACGTGTTGCGCAGCGCCCCCCAGAAGCGCGGGTCGTGCAGGAGTTCGGTGAAGTTGTCCAGCCCCACGAAACGGTGCTCGCCGATGGGATCCCAGTCGAACAGGGAGATGTAGAAGGTGAACAGCAACGGGAAGAGGCCGAAGATCAGGAAGAGCACGAAGAACGGCGAGATGTACGCGTACGGCGTCAGGAACTCCCGTACGCCCTGCCGGATCCGCCGCCTGCGATCGGGGCGCCGGACGTCAGGTGTGGCCGTGGCCGGGGTGAGCATGGTGGTCAAAGCGTCACCTTCCCGAGGTGCGGCGGCCGGACCGGATCCGGCCGCCGCGCCTCAGCCCTCCGTCATTCGCGTACGGCGTTCTTGACATTCGTCAGCGCGGTGTTCCAGGCGTTGGCCGGATCCACCTTGCCCTGCTCGACGCTGGTGAGCGTGTTGAGCAACTCGGTGCCGATGGGGCCGTCCTGCGGGCCGAAGTAGAAGGGCTTGATCCCCACCACCGACTGGGTGTAGATCTTGCCGATCGGCGCGTTGCTGAAGAACGGGTCGGTCTTTCCGACCAGCTGCGGGTCGGTGTAGACCGACGGCGTGGTGGGCAGCGATCCCTGCAACAGGAAGTGGTCGAGCTGGCCCTTCGGCGACTGCATCTCGGAGATGTAGTTCCACGCCGCCTTCGCGTTCTTGGCGCGCTTGGGGATGGCGAGGAAGCTCCCGCCCCAGTTCCCCGAGCCACCGGGGATGGTGGCGATGTCCCACTTGCCGTCCGTCTCGGGGGCGTTCGTCTTCATCTGGCTGAGCATCCAGGACGGTGAGCACACCACCGCGTAGTCGCCCTTCTTCATGGCCGCGGTCCAGCCGGACGAGAACGACGTCTGTTTGGCGGAGATGCCCGCGGCGAAGGCCCGCAACGTCACGTCGAACGCCGCCTTGACCTGGTCGTTGTCGTAGTCAATCTTGCGGTCGGCGCTGTAGTAGCGCTGGCTGCCCTGGTTGACCGCCTGGAAGAAGACGCTCGTCGGCGTGTTGTCCACGAACGGCTTCCCGGTCTGCTGGACGTACTTCTTGCCGACGTTGATGAACTCGTCCCACGTCGGCCAGAGCTTGGCGACCTCGTCCCGGTCGGTGGGCAGCCCGGCCGCCTTGAACAGATCGGTACGGTACGCGACCGCGAGGCCGCCGACGTCTGTCGGCACCCCGATGATCTTGCCGTCCTGGGTCGTCGACTGTGCCATCACCCAGTCGAGGTAGTTCCCCTTGATGTCGCCCGCGCCGAGCGTGGTGAGGTCGACGAAGTTGTCCGGCGACTGCATGAACTTCGGCAGGTCGTCGGCCTGGATCAGCACCAGGTCGGGCACCTTGCCGCCGGCCAGCGCGGCGGTGAGCGCCTGCGCGGTCTCGGTCGTGCTGCCCACCTCGGTGAGCTTGACGCGCACATCCGGGTGCGCCTTGGTGTAGACGTCGACGTCGGCCTTCTGGTTGATGTTGGCGAACGACCAGAACTCGAAGGTGTTGGAGTCGGACTTGCCATCTGATCCCCCACAGCCGGCGAGGAGGAGCGCGGCGGTGGCGAAGACGGCTGCGGTGGTCCGGACGCGATTCAACGGCCCTCCATCGGTGATCGTGAAGCGGCGGTGGTCGGGTGACCGTGGCGCATCAGGGCGACGACTGTCACCTCTGAAATTTATCGAGAAATTTACATGCCCTGATACGGTGCGCTGAGGCTACTAACTGCCCCGTCATCCGTCAATCACCCCGCTGCCAGCGCGAGCGCCGGACGGCAGGGCGACTTTCCGACCCGTACGGCCCCGAAAGTTTCGGAACAAGCAGCCGGCCGGAGGCGGCGCGGTCGCGGGTGGCCGGGGCAGGGAAGTGGACCCTGCTGGGGGTGGCCAGGTTGAGCACGATCTAATGCACCGGCCACCCCGTCCCACCCGGGTGGCTGAGCCCGCACCCTGATCGCCCGGCCCCGGAGACCTCATGACCGGCATCCGCCCCCCGCAACAGGTGGTCACGATCGACGACCCACCGGCGCGACAACCGGGCGTCGGCCGCCTGCTCGCGCTGCTCCTCCCCGCCGTGGCGGCCATGTACGCGCTGTTCAACGGCATCTCGGCGGTCATCCTCCCGGCTCAGGTGGAGGCCGTGGACCCGACGTCGAAGGTCGGCAACCTCGCCCTGCTCACCACGCTCGCCGCCGTCGCGTCGATGGTCGCCATCCCCGCCGGCGGGGCGATCTCCGACCGGACCCGTTCCCGCTACGGACGCCGAACGCCGTGGATCGCCGGGGCGGCGGTGGCCTCGGCCGTCGCCTGCGTCCTCATGGGGCTGGCGGAGAGCCTGCCGGGGTTGATCGCGACCATGGTGGTGCTGTGGTTCACGGCGAACTTCTACTCGGGCGCGATCA
The genomic region above belongs to Micromonospora sp. WMMD1128 and contains:
- a CDS encoding sugar ABC transporter permease, with translation MLTPATATPDVRRPDRRRRIRQGVREFLTPYAYISPFFVLFLIFGLFPLLFTFYISLFDWDPIGEHRFVGLDNFTELLHDPRFWGALRNTFSIWVLSTVPQLLLALGLAHLLNHARLRLAALFRMSVLVPYVTSVAATTIVFAQMFDRDYGMINWFLGLLGFAHIDFTASLWGSHLMIATMIAWRWTGYNTLLYLAALQAVPRELYEAAAADGAGGWKQFTHISIPSLRPIILFTVVTSTIGGLQVFTEPLLANPVGGLTCGAARQCQTVTLYLYEQSFGQFHFGYGAAVGVALFVIVVAFSGLNYLLATRIRSERP
- a CDS encoding extracellular solute-binding protein, with translation MNRVRTTAAVFATAALLLAGCGGSDGKSDSNTFEFWSFANINQKADVDVYTKAHPDVRVKLTEVGSTTETAQALTAALAGGKVPDLVLIQADDLPKFMQSPDNFVDLTTLGAGDIKGNYLDWVMAQSTTQDGKIIGVPTDVGGLAVAYRTDLFKAAGLPTDRDEVAKLWPTWDEFINVGKKYVQQTGKPFVDNTPTSVFFQAVNQGSQRYYSADRKIDYDNDQVKAAFDVTLRAFAAGISAKQTSFSSGWTAAMKKGDYAVVCSPSWMLSQMKTNAPETDGKWDIATIPGGSGNWGGSFLAIPKRAKNAKAAWNYISEMQSPKGQLDHFLLQGSLPTTPSVYTDPQLVGKTDPFFSNAPIGKIYTQSVVGIKPFYFGPQDGPIGTELLNTLTSVEQGKVDPANAWNTALTNVKNAVRE
- a CDS encoding carbohydrate ABC transporter permease codes for the protein MKPVPSNPAPTRTRRRSANRVPTLVYALLTLMALGSVFPLYWMFVVATTDSATATTLPPTITPGGNFLHLADLVFTIVPFVQSLLNSLIVATTIAVGQAVLCALAGFAFAKLSFPGRNTLFLIVVLTMTVPAQLAVVPQYLIISQLNWVDSLQAVIVPGLVSAFGIFWMRQHIGATINDELMQAARVDGATTGQIFWRIAFPIVRPAAYVLGLFTFVYAWNDFLWPFIVLKSPENYTVQIAIKALQQNRDIDLGLAMSGSFLATIPLLVLFVFVGRRLVQGIMEGAFKG
- a CDS encoding CocE/NonD family hydrolase → MRRGLRVPMDDGVELLADLHLPVGAAEPRLPTVVVRSPYGRHGSLTHAPALAGAGFTVLVQSCRGTGGSGGRFRPQLDEQRDGMATHRWVRRQPWFTGTVATYGESYLGYTQWAVAGRMCRDDPENAPDALCLNVTMADFGAVTWHRGAFSLAGSLGWSRRMALRGMRGALVRAWLARRPDRKLAEAFDVLPLSRGDTAVAGHPIGWYQDWLAHERLTDDYWTRQSHTASVPDVTAPVYMATGWYDIFLPWQLRNYAQLVAAGRPPRLTIGPWGHGSEQSPFLAESIAFLKEHFAGAPATRPAPVRAFLTGAERWQDLPAWPPPGTAAQRWHLHPHGRLDPAVPDGGSTGYTYDPDRPTPALGGPGPVDNRAHERRADVAVFRGPPLDRAVVLAGEPIARVRFRSTAASADVFVRICDVHPDGRSMSVCDGIRRVGGVGTAATDPRPDADGFVELEVPLWPAFHRFAAGHRVGVQVSSGAHPRYARNPGSGAPAATAATTVLAHQEISHGGAHPSRLDLPVWT